In Abyssisolibacter fermentans, a single window of DNA contains:
- a CDS encoding HAD family hydrolase: protein MKYKLISIDLDGTLLNDKKEISQEDIDTLQKLSDLGIEIIVATGRSYWSAKQFLKNSVLESVIMANNGNIVRNIINDEVILSKYLPNEDFYSLLKEGRKMDLYPIIHADHYQEGYDLIIELDKNHLKYSNYLNSTIDRYKKIENALNYNSGRILSVCYLSSVDVLEKFHNILINKYSGLYACHILKTLTKVGPMLEVMNPNGSKWNSIKEYALTKGIKSDEIISIGDDTNDLCMIKEAGLGIAMKNAHDDIKKYADKISGKTNNECGVSAVLTEIFGF, encoded by the coding sequence ATGAAGTATAAGCTTATATCTATTGATTTAGATGGAACATTGTTAAATGATAAAAAGGAAATATCTCAAGAAGATATTGATACTTTACAAAAGCTATCAGACTTAGGAATTGAAATTATTGTAGCAACAGGTAGGAGTTATTGGTCTGCAAAGCAATTTTTAAAAAATAGTGTGTTAGAATCTGTTATTATGGCCAATAATGGTAATATAGTTAGGAATATAATAAATGATGAAGTGATTTTATCTAAATATTTACCAAATGAAGATTTTTACTCATTATTAAAAGAAGGGCGTAAAATGGATTTGTATCCTATTATACACGCTGATCATTATCAAGAAGGCTATGATTTAATAATTGAATTAGATAAGAATCATTTAAAGTATTCAAATTACTTGAATAGTACTATTGATAGGTATAAAAAAATAGAAAATGCTTTAAATTATAATAGTGGTAGAATTTTATCTGTATGCTATTTGTCTAGTGTTGATGTGTTAGAAAAATTTCATAATATTCTTATTAATAAATATAGTGGGTTATATGCTTGTCATATATTAAAAACACTCACAAAAGTTGGACCAATGCTGGAAGTAATGAATCCTAATGGATCCAAGTGGAATTCAATAAAAGAATATGCTTTAACAAAAGGTATAAAAAGTGATGAAATCATTTCTATAGGTGACGATACTAATGATTTATGTATGATAAAAGAAGCAGGTCTGGGAATAGCTATGAAAAATGCACATGATGATATAAAAAAATATGCAGATAAAATTTCTGGTAAGACGAATAATGAATGTGGAGTTAGTGCTGTTTTAACAGAAATATTTGGATTCTAA
- a CDS encoding peptidylprolyl isomerase, giving the protein MDKNKVLAIVEGKEITEKDVDFLLAGIGPQQAMQFNNEEGRKRLLDELINQEMFYLEAIEKSYDKEEAFKLELQKAKENILKQMAIRELLDNIQVTDEEVKEFYEEHKEQFVSPESVRAQHILVKEEDKAKEILAEIKEGLSFEEAAKKYSECPSKAQGGDLGEFTKGKMVPEFEAVAFELAVGELSDLVKTQFGYHIIKVTDKKEKGTKNFEEVKSQIKNQILAMKQNKEYLDKTNSLRSKFKFEVK; this is encoded by the coding sequence ATGGACAAAAATAAGGTTTTAGCAATTGTTGAAGGAAAAGAAATAACTGAAAAAGATGTTGATTTTTTATTAGCAGGTATTGGTCCTCAGCAAGCTATGCAATTTAACAATGAAGAAGGAAGAAAAAGATTGTTAGATGAATTAATTAACCAAGAAATGTTTTACTTAGAAGCTATAGAAAAAAGTTATGATAAAGAGGAAGCTTTTAAGCTTGAATTACAAAAGGCAAAAGAGAATATCTTAAAGCAAATGGCTATAAGAGAATTATTAGATAATATCCAAGTAACTGATGAAGAAGTCAAAGAATTCTACGAAGAACATAAAGAGCAGTTTGTTAGCCCTGAGAGTGTAAGAGCACAACATATATTAGTAAAAGAAGAAGATAAAGCAAAAGAAATACTTGCTGAGATTAAAGAAGGTTTAAGTTTTGAAGAAGCAGCTAAAAAATATTCCGAATGTCCATCAAAAGCTCAAGGAGGAGATTTGGGAGAATTCACCAAAGGTAAAATGGTTCCTGAATTTGAAGCAGTAGCATTTGAATTAGCAGTTGGTGAATTAAGTGATTTAGTTAAAACTCAATTTGGATACCATATAATAAAAGTAACTGATAAGAAAGAAAAAGGAACTAAGAACTTTGAAGAAGTTAAGAGTCAGATTAAAAATCAAATTTTAGCTATGAAACAAAATAAAGAATATTTAGATAAAACAAATAGTCTTAGAAGCAAGTTTAAATTCGAAGTTAAATAA
- a CDS encoding asparagine synthase has translation MHIREGLIPTVLGTAVTAGGLFSKKVLPQSVAWGIVGFGLAHIVLGGIDLIENDEQNFMNELMD, from the coding sequence ATGCATATAAGGGAAGGTTTAATACCTACTGTTTTAGGTACAGCTGTTACGGCTGGAGGTCTTTTTTCAAAAAAAGTCCTTCCACAATCAGTAGCATGGGGTATCGTTGGATTCGGTCTAGCTCATATAGTATTAGGAGGAATAGACCTTATAGAAAATGACGAGCAAAACTTCATGAATGAATTAATGGATTAA
- a CDS encoding TIGR01212 family radical SAM protein (This family includes YhcC from E. coli K-12, an uncharacterized radical SAM protein.): protein MNIQNETNEDLNYFPYKTYSSYLKDKYGVKVYKLPINLPITCPNRDGTVSEGGCIFCGAEGAAFENLSNIIPVADQLKQNMDYIKKRYKAEKFIAYFQSFTNTYMDFDIFKKYIKESIIEDIVEISISTRPDCINDKILKYLFDIKREYNVNITIELGLQTINHKTLKLINRGHTLAEFIDSVIRIKKYGFEICTHLILNLPWDDMDDVIENAKILSALSIDFVKLHSLYIVKDTQLAKLYQENSINMMSKDDYINRLIRFLRYLKSDIVVERLLGRAPKENTIFVNWNTSWWKIKDEIVEKMIETKVKQGDLCDYLNGKAIKKFY from the coding sequence ATGAATATTCAAAATGAGACGAATGAAGATTTGAACTATTTTCCATACAAAACTTATTCTAGTTACCTCAAAGATAAATATGGAGTAAAAGTGTATAAGCTCCCTATTAATCTTCCGATTACATGTCCTAATAGGGATGGTACAGTTAGTGAAGGAGGATGTATATTTTGTGGGGCTGAAGGTGCTGCTTTTGAAAATCTTTCAAATATTATACCAGTAGCAGATCAGCTTAAACAAAACATGGATTATATAAAAAAAAGATATAAAGCTGAAAAGTTTATTGCATATTTTCAAAGCTTTACAAATACATATATGGATTTTGATATATTTAAAAAGTATATTAAAGAATCCATAATAGAAGATATTGTAGAGATATCAATTTCAACTAGACCGGATTGTATTAATGATAAAATACTTAAGTATTTGTTTGATATAAAAAGAGAATATAATGTTAATATTACAATAGAACTAGGTTTGCAGACAATTAACCATAAAACGTTGAAGCTTATAAATAGAGGACATACTTTAGCAGAATTTATAGATAGTGTTATTAGGATAAAAAAATATGGTTTTGAAATATGTACACATTTAATACTTAATCTACCTTGGGATGATATGGATGATGTTATTGAAAATGCTAAAATACTATCCGCTTTATCTATTGACTTTGTCAAATTACATTCACTATATATTGTTAAAGATACCCAATTAGCAAAGCTTTATCAAGAAAATAGTATAAATATGATGTCAAAGGACGATTATATAAATAGATTAATAAGATTTTTAAGGTACTTGAAATCAGATATTGTTGTTGAAAGATTATTAGGGAGAGCTCCAAAAGAAAACACAATATTTGTAAATTGGAACACGAGCTGGTGGAAGATAAAAGATGAAATAGTTGAAAAAATGATAGAAACGAAAGTAAAACAAGGTGATCTTTGTGATTATCTTAATGGTAAGGCTATTAAGAAATTTTATTAG